gcccggcgggaagcctgcttctccctctcccgctccccgcccctgcttatgttccctctctcacagtgtctctctgtcaaataaataaataaagtctttaaaaaaaaaaatgaaagaagtgtTTCTGTGTTAACTAAACTCCCGAGAGCACAGGCACACCCCAGACAAATTTGGGGCTAGTGAGGCTATGGGTCAAAACACGTGCTCCCCAAGGAAGTCTCCAGGCTCCGCGCACAGGCAGCCGGAACTCAAACGGACTCCCTTAGAATTTCTCCAGGAAACcgttgggtgggggtggagttGGGCGCTCTGAGCGCCCAGTAGCTGCAGTCTCATCTGCTGTCCAGTTTGAGAACGTTGCCTTTCCTTCCCAGAAATGAGCTTTAGGCCTTCCAAGGTGGTGCCGGAGGCCTGGCCCGAGGTGGAAGCGGGGTGGGAACCCGAGGCCGGGCCTGGGCCAGACTCCGGGAGGCCGTCGGAGGTGGAGGCAGGCCCGCGGGCAGAGCCGCTCCCCGCCTCCAAGCAGGACTCAGAGCAGCTCTTGGACTCAAGTCAAGGACGGGAACCCGAGCTGAACTGGGCTTCGGGGCAGAGCACGCAGTCCCTTGGGGCGTCCCATTCCCAATCGGGGTCAGTGCAGGGGCGTTCAAGTCCGCAGGCTCCCAGGTCGGAAAATCGGTTGTCGGAGAGACCCGGCTGCCGCACCAACTGCCTAGAGGCGCCCCTCTCCCGCGCCTTCggaaggctggggtgggaggtgggctcGCACCCCTGGATCTTCCTGCTGGTGCCCATGGTGCTGACGGCCACTCTGGGCACTGGCTTGATTTACTTGCCCACGGATGTAGAAGAAAACCTCGAGGAGCAGTACACCCCCATAGGGAGCCGGGCCAAGGCTGAGCGGCGCTTTGTGCAGGGACATTTCACCACCAAGGACTCTTACCTCTTCTCCATCTCCAGGAAGAGCACCGAAGTCAACTTTGCTTGTATTCTGGCGGTTTCCAACACTGCCTCACTGCTGGAACAAGAAATCCTAGAGGAAATTGGTAAATTGGACGACGTGGTACAGGATCTGTATGTGACAGAGGAAAACGGAGCCCAGATCCGCTACAGTCAGGTGTGCGCTAAGAACCAGGGCCTCTGCGTGCCCTCCAACCCACTCCTGGCTGCCTGGAAGATGAACAAGAACCTCGACCTGAGACACATCACCTTCCCAATCTTCAACCAAACGGGTCAGCCCATCTACCTGGCCGGCACCATTGGGGGAACCCTTTTCGGCAAGAGGATGGGAATGAACCAGTTACTCGTGAAGGCCAAAGCCATGCGGCTTCTGTACTGCCTGAAGACGGAGGATGGAGAGGTCAACGAGCTGAGCAAGATGTGGCTGATCTATTTCCTGAACCAGTTTAGCAACATGAAAACGAGTCTGGCCCTGAAGAAGATCCAGGTACCTGGTGGCTGGGCTTGAGAGGGAGGCCAGGAGAAGGTGGGAGGAATAAGGACACTTTTTCCAAGGATCATAGCAGTAGCACTCCCTGATTATTTGATGGAGACCTTGGCTTGAAGCTGGGAGTGCTCTACTCTATTTGGTACTTAATCCAGAGGCCTTAATCTCACACATCAAAGGTTGCCACAAATCTTAAATCCTTAGTAATGTTCTGGTGGAAAACACAAATCCTACATCCTCAAGGTAGGTCTGTTCCGTACAGACATTGATCATCAGGTTTCCTAGTCAAATGACTTTGAAATTCCTACTTTTAGTTAAAGTCTCTGCTGTTTGGGGGAGCcccctaaaatttgtttggagttcactgaaataaaaaataaataaaaaattaaaaagaaaaacctttaagCAGAAGTTCCATGGTGTTTTTGAAAAGAGAACTAGCTTAGCATTTTCCAAGTAAGTGATCGCACCCAGGCACATGCTAACTATTCTGTAACGTTGGGCCAGCAAGCCTACTAGTACTTGTGAATAAGCCTGGTCAAAGTGAGACAACTACTGGAAAAAAGCCTTTGAATGCTAGAGCTTTCTGAAATATCAATgcaattaaaatagtaaaagacAACAAcctaataaaatttagaaaaagcgACACTTTTCTGTGGCTGTTAATGACTTCACAGTCTTATACAGAACTCAGATTTTGTATAGtcaggagtttttttgtttttttgtttttttaaagatttatttatttgagagagcgagaatgagagagagagagagtacatgagaggggggagggtcagagggagaagcaggctcctcgctgagcagggagcccgatgcggactcgatcccaggactccgggatcatgacctgagccgaaggcagtcgcttaaccaactgagccacccaggcgccctgtatagtCAGGAGTTTTAAACTTTGGGTTTTTGCAAGAAACTTCGGAAAGCATGCCAGGGATTTGTGGGAAGAAGCAAATCTATGTTGCCTTCTTTATTCTAAAGTCATAGTTCACATATTTTGATCTTTTACTAAATTTTAACCTGTTGTTTCAATGAATAAGCTATAGTGTTTCAGTAGTGTTTGTAACACACACAGATATTGGAGTGAAAAGTTATTTACTTGTGTATATTTTTGTGGCAGGTGGTCTATTTCACATCACTTTCCAGACGACTGGAATTTGAAGCAACTTCTACAACCGTGATCCCTTTGTTCCACTTGGCATACGTTCTAATCATATTATTTGCAATCACATCATGCTACAGGTAAAACAGCTTTACTGGTtgtttaactctttttaaaaattatttgcgTGTGatgaaatacatataaaagatataaaatatgtcatttcaATCATTTTT
This genomic stretch from Neomonachus schauinslandi unplaced genomic scaffold, ASM220157v2 HiC_scaffold_2893, whole genome shotgun sequence harbors:
- the PTCHD3 gene encoding patched domain-containing protein 3; protein product: MSFRPSKVVPEAWPEVEAGWEPEAGPGPDSGRPSEVEAGPRAEPLPASKQDSEQLLDSSQGREPELNWASGQSTQSLGASHSQSGSVQGRSSPQAPRSENRLSERPGCRTNCLEAPLSRAFGRLGWEVGSHPWIFLLVPMVLTATLGTGLIYLPTDVEENLEEQYTPIGSRAKAERRFVQGHFTTKDSYLFSISRKSTEVNFACILAVSNTASLLEQEILEEIGKLDDVVQDLYVTEENGAQIRYSQVCAKNQGLCVPSNPLLAAWKMNKNLDLRHITFPIFNQTGQPIYLAGTIGGTLFGKRMGMNQLLVKAKAMRLLYCLKTEDGEVNELSKMWLIYFLNQFSNMKTSLALKKIQVVYFTSLSRRLEFEATSTTVIPLFHLAYVLIILFAITSCY